In the genome of Segatella copri, one region contains:
- a CDS encoding chromate transporter, whose product MIFLQLFIVFLQIGIFGFGGGYSMISLIQGQVVTQYHWMTMKEFTDVVAISQMTPGPIGINAATYCGYTAVHNAGMGGMMAILGSAVATFALVLPSLILMILISRMLYKYMKTSAVQSIFIGLRPAIVGLVGAAALLLMNGENFSTPANPWHFYISIALFLATFIGVKVMKINPIRMILYAAFAGLVLLY is encoded by the coding sequence ATGATATTTCTTCAGCTTTTCATCGTATTTCTTCAGATAGGCATCTTCGGATTCGGAGGTGGCTATTCCATGATATCCCTGATTCAGGGACAGGTGGTAACGCAGTATCATTGGATGACGATGAAGGAGTTCACTGATGTCGTTGCCATCTCGCAGATGACACCAGGACCTATCGGCATCAATGCTGCTACCTATTGCGGCTATACCGCTGTGCACAATGCAGGCATGGGCGGTATGATGGCCATACTCGGAAGTGCCGTGGCAACCTTTGCCCTGGTTCTCCCCTCTTTGATTTTGATGATTCTTATCAGCAGAATGCTGTACAAGTATATGAAAACCTCAGCCGTTCAGAGCATCTTCATCGGTCTTCGTCCTGCCATCGTCGGCTTGGTGGGAGCCGCAGCCCTGCTCCTGATGAACGGCGAGAACTTCTCTACGCCAGCCAATCCCTGGCATTTCTATATTTCCATCGCCCTCTTCCTTGCTACCTTTATCGGCGTGAAGGTGATGAAGATCAATCCCATCCGCATGATACTCTATGCGGCATTTGCGGGGCTAGTTTTATTATATTAA
- a CDS encoding chromate transporter: MKYTDLFKTFLKIGIVTFGGGYAMIPIIESEVVDKHHWMTKEEFLDAIATTQVCPGALAINMSSLLGYKLAKIPGAIVCTLGASLPSFLIILAIAIFFHQFEDNKVVAALFAGIRPAVVALIAVPTFSLAKSARISLVNCWIPILSALLIWLVGVNPIWVIIAAGVGGYIYGQFIQPTE, from the coding sequence ATGAAATATACAGATTTATTTAAGACATTTTTGAAGATTGGCATAGTCACCTTTGGTGGTGGCTATGCCATGATTCCTATTATAGAATCCGAAGTCGTTGACAAGCATCATTGGATGACGAAGGAGGAATTCTTGGATGCCATCGCCACTACCCAGGTTTGTCCGGGAGCCTTGGCCATCAACATGAGTTCCCTGCTCGGATATAAGTTGGCAAAGATACCGGGAGCCATCGTCTGCACCCTCGGCGCTTCGTTGCCATCATTTCTTATTATCTTGGCGATAGCTATATTTTTCCATCAGTTTGAAGACAACAAGGTGGTGGCTGCCCTGTTTGCAGGCATCCGTCCTGCCGTGGTGGCATTGATAGCCGTACCTACATTCTCGCTAGCCAAGAGCGCCAGGATTTCGCTCGTCAACTGCTGGATACCTATTCTCTCCGCCCTTCTGATATGGCTGGTAGGTGTCAACCCCATCTGGGTGATTATCGCCGCTGGCGTGGGAGGCTACATCTATGGACAATTCATTCAACCAACAGAATAA
- the purL gene encoding phosphoribosylformylglycinamidine synthase: MILFFRTPSKSVIATEIDHKPSQDEINELCWLYGDATLEDAQQLQGFYVGPRREMITPWSTNAVEITQNMSLNGISRIEEYFPVDSEDAEHDPMLQRMYNGIGQDVFTVNHQPEPIKYVDDLEKYNEEEGLALSEDEMAYLHKLEKENGRPLTDSEIFGFAQINSEHCRHKIFGGQFIIDGKEMESSLFSMIKKTTNENPNKILSAYKDNVAFSQGPVIEQFAPADQTTSDFFQVKDIESVISLKAETHNFPTTVEPFNGAATGTGGEIRDRMGGGVGSWPIAGTACYMTAYPRLKDDNGKSDAERDWEDIMPVRKWLYQTPEQILIKASNGASDFGNKFGQPLITGSVLTFEHEENGEKYAYDKVIMLAGGVGYGKKRDYKKGEPQKGNKVVVVGGDNYRIGLGGGSVSSVDTGRYSNGIELNAIQRANPEMQKRAYNLVRALVENDENPVVSIHDHGSAGHLNCLSELVEECGGEIDMSKLPIGDKTLSAKEIIANESQERMGLLIDEKYISEVQKIADRERAPMYVVGETTGDAHFSFKQADGVKPFDLDVAQMFGHTPKTVMVDETVERKYEDVTYSADNLDEYLKRVLQMEAVACKDWLTNKVDRSVTGKIARQQGQGQIQLPLSDCGVVALDYRGEKGIVTAMGHAPQAGLADPKAGSVLSVAESLTNIVWAPLADGMDSISLSANWMWPCRSQKGEDARLYEGVKALSDFCCAIHVNVPTGKDSLSLTQQYPNGEKIIAPGTVIVSAGGEVSDVKKVVSPVLVNDKNSSLYHIDFSFDEQRLGGSAFAQSLGKVGSDVPTVKNPEYFVDCFNAVQELINRGWVMAGHDISAGGLITTLLEMTFANVEGGMKINLHDIADADIIKTLFAENPGVVIQVSDAHKDELKAFFDENGIGYAKIGYPAPELRKIIIKKEGFEHEFDIDALRDDWYKTSYLLDRKQSMNGMAKKRYTNYKKQPIEMNFGYGFKGTLASYSLDANRRKPSGIKAAIIREKGTNGEREMAYSMYLAGFDVKDVMMTDLISGRETLEDVNFIVFCGGFSNSDVLGSAKGWAGAFLYNPKAKEALDKFYAREDTLSLGICNGCQLMVELNLINPEHKHRSHLCHNTSKKFESTFLGLTIPQNDSVMFGSLSGDKLGIWVAHGEGRFYLPEPEDHYNIIAKYNYAEYPGNPNGSDYNVAGICSADGRHLAMMPHLERAIFPWQNAWYPADRRNDEVTPWIEAFVNARQWIEERVK; the protein is encoded by the coding sequence ATGATTCTTTTTTTCAGAACTCCATCTAAGAGTGTGATTGCGACCGAGATTGATCACAAACCATCTCAGGACGAAATCAATGAACTTTGTTGGCTTTATGGTGACGCGACTTTAGAGGACGCCCAGCAGTTGCAGGGCTTCTATGTCGGTCCACGCCGTGAAATGATTACTCCTTGGAGTACGAATGCCGTTGAGATAACTCAGAACATGAGTCTTAACGGCATTTCGCGTATTGAGGAGTACTTCCCTGTGGATAGCGAGGACGCTGAGCACGACCCTATGCTCCAGCGTATGTACAACGGTATCGGACAGGATGTGTTCACCGTGAACCACCAGCCAGAACCTATCAAGTACGTCGATGACCTCGAAAAGTACAACGAGGAAGAGGGTCTTGCCCTCAGCGAGGACGAAATGGCTTATCTCCACAAGCTGGAGAAAGAGAACGGACGCCCTCTCACCGACAGCGAAATCTTCGGTTTCGCACAGATCAACTCAGAGCACTGCCGCCACAAGATCTTCGGCGGCCAGTTTATCATCGACGGCAAGGAGATGGAGTCTTCTCTTTTCAGCATGATCAAGAAGACCACCAACGAGAACCCTAACAAGATTCTCTCTGCCTATAAGGATAATGTGGCTTTCTCTCAGGGTCCTGTTATCGAGCAGTTTGCTCCAGCCGATCAGACTACCAGCGATTTCTTCCAGGTGAAGGATATCGAGAGTGTCATCTCGCTGAAGGCTGAGACTCACAACTTCCCTACTACTGTAGAACCTTTCAACGGTGCTGCTACCGGTACGGGTGGTGAGATCCGCGACCGTATGGGTGGTGGTGTTGGTTCATGGCCTATCGCAGGTACTGCCTGCTACATGACCGCTTATCCTCGATTGAAGGATGACAACGGCAAGAGCGATGCTGAGCGCGACTGGGAAGACATCATGCCAGTGCGTAAGTGGCTCTATCAGACTCCTGAGCAGATTCTGATCAAGGCATCTAATGGTGCATCAGACTTCGGTAACAAGTTCGGCCAGCCTCTCATCACCGGTTCTGTGCTTACTTTCGAGCACGAGGAGAACGGCGAGAAGTATGCATACGATAAGGTAATCATGCTTGCTGGTGGTGTAGGCTACGGCAAGAAGCGTGACTACAAGAAGGGTGAGCCACAGAAGGGCAACAAGGTTGTCGTAGTAGGTGGTGACAACTATCGCATCGGTCTTGGTGGTGGTTCTGTTTCTTCCGTAGATACAGGCCGTTACAGCAATGGTATCGAGTTGAATGCTATTCAGCGTGCCAACCCTGAGATGCAGAAGCGTGCCTACAACCTGGTTCGTGCACTCGTTGAGAACGATGAGAACCCAGTAGTCAGCATCCACGACCACGGTTCAGCCGGTCACTTGAACTGTCTCTCTGAGTTGGTAGAAGAGTGCGGTGGCGAAATCGACATGTCTAAGTTGCCTATCGGCGACAAGACTTTGAGCGCCAAGGAAATCATCGCCAACGAGAGCCAGGAGCGCATGGGCTTGCTCATCGACGAGAAGTATATCAGCGAAGTTCAGAAGATTGCCGACCGTGAGCGTGCTCCAATGTACGTGGTTGGTGAGACTACTGGCGATGCTCACTTCAGCTTCAAGCAGGCTGACGGCGTGAAGCCATTCGACCTCGATGTAGCTCAGATGTTCGGTCATACTCCTAAGACTGTAATGGTAGATGAGACCGTAGAGCGTAAATATGAAGATGTAACTTATTCTGCAGATAACCTCGACGAGTACTTGAAGCGTGTTCTCCAGATGGAGGCTGTGGCTTGTAAAGACTGGTTGACCAACAAGGTGGACCGTTCCGTAACAGGTAAGATTGCCCGTCAGCAGGGACAGGGTCAGATTCAGTTGCCACTCTCAGACTGTGGTGTCGTAGCACTCGACTACCGTGGCGAGAAGGGTATCGTAACAGCAATGGGTCATGCTCCTCAGGCTGGTCTTGCCGATCCTAAGGCAGGTTCAGTACTCTCTGTAGCAGAGTCATTAACTAATATCGTATGGGCTCCATTGGCAGATGGTATGGACAGCATCAGCCTCTCTGCTAACTGGATGTGGCCTTGCCGCAGCCAGAAGGGTGAGGATGCCCGTCTGTATGAGGGTGTGAAGGCATTGTCTGACTTCTGCTGCGCCATCCACGTAAACGTACCAACAGGTAAGGACTCTCTCTCATTGACCCAGCAGTATCCTAACGGCGAGAAGATCATCGCTCCGGGTACCGTTATCGTAAGTGCCGGCGGTGAGGTTTCAGATGTCAAGAAGGTGGTTAGCCCTGTTCTCGTTAACGACAAGAACTCTAGCCTCTATCATATCGACTTCAGCTTCGACGAGCAGCGCCTCGGTGGTTCAGCCTTCGCACAGAGCCTGGGCAAGGTGGGCAGCGATGTTCCTACCGTAAAGAACCCAGAGTACTTCGTTGACTGCTTCAACGCCGTACAGGAGCTCATCAACCGCGGTTGGGTAATGGCTGGTCACGATATCAGTGCCGGTGGTTTGATTACAACTCTCCTCGAGATGACATTCGCCAACGTAGAGGGTGGTATGAAGATCAACCTCCACGACATCGCAGATGCCGACATCATCAAGACTCTCTTCGCTGAGAACCCAGGTGTTGTAATCCAGGTAAGCGATGCCCACAAGGACGAGTTGAAGGCATTCTTCGATGAGAACGGTATCGGTTATGCCAAGATTGGTTATCCAGCTCCTGAACTCCGCAAGATTATCATCAAGAAGGAAGGCTTCGAGCACGAGTTCGATATCGATGCATTGCGTGATGACTGGTATAAGACATCTTACCTCCTCGACCGCAAGCAGAGCATGAACGGTATGGCCAAGAAGCGTTACACCAACTATAAGAAGCAGCCTATCGAGATGAACTTCGGTTACGGCTTCAAGGGAACTCTCGCTAGCTACAGCCTCGACGCCAACCGCCGCAAGCCATCTGGCATCAAGGCAGCTATCATCCGTGAGAAGGGTACCAACGGTGAGCGTGAGATGGCATACTCTATGTATCTCGCTGGCTTCGATGTAAAGGATGTGATGATGACCGACTTGATTTCCGGTCGTGAGACCTTGGAGGATGTAAACTTCATCGTATTCTGCGGTGGTTTCTCTAACTCCGACGTTCTCGGTTCTGCCAAGGGTTGGGCTGGTGCATTCCTCTACAATCCTAAGGCTAAGGAGGCACTTGATAAGTTCTATGCCCGTGAGGATACCCTTTCACTCGGTATCTGCAACGGTTGCCAGCTGATGGTTGAGTTGAACCTCATCAATCCTGAGCACAAGCATCGTTCACACCTCTGCCACAACACATCCAAGAAGTTCGAGAGTACATTCCTCGGTTTGACTATTCCTCAGAACGACAGTGTGATGTTCGGTAGCTTGAGCGGTGATAAGCTCGGTATCTGGGTAGCTCACGGCGAGGGCCGTTTCTACTTGCCAGAGCCAGAGGATCACTACAACATCATTGCGAAGTACAACTACGCTGAGTATCCAGGTAATCCTAACGGCAGTGACTATAACGTAGCAGGTATCTGCTCTGCAGATGGTCGCCACTTGGCAATGATGCCACACTTGGAGCGTGCCATCTTCCCATGGCAGAATGCCTGGTATCCAGCAGATCGCCGCAACGACGAGGTAACTCCTTGGATTGAGGCATTTGTCAATGCACGTCAGTGGATTGAAGAAAGAGTAAAATAA
- a CDS encoding OmpA family protein: MNKFLIMALMASTLMMSSCALKKDLQNCQSENRELTQNYQDTKEKLAAAEARLASLQEQLSGTKKDYAKLQNSLDKSLTNANQNNISIEKLVDQINESNQYIRHLVEVKSKSDSLNMVLTNNLTRSLSREEMKEVDVQVLKGVVYISLADNMLYQSGSYEVNDRAKETLSKIAKIIQDYKDYDVLIEGNTDNVPVSTTSAKMKNIRNNWDLSALRAASVVQYLQDHFGVNPKRLTAGGRGEYNPVTTNSTEVGKMRNRRTQIIITPKLDQFMDLIDKAPEEN; this comes from the coding sequence ATGAATAAGTTTTTAATTATGGCATTGATGGCAAGCACCTTGATGATGTCAAGCTGTGCATTGAAGAAGGATCTTCAGAATTGCCAGAGTGAGAATAGAGAATTGACTCAGAATTATCAGGATACTAAGGAGAAGTTGGCAGCTGCTGAGGCTCGCCTCGCTTCACTTCAGGAGCAGCTTTCTGGTACCAAGAAGGATTATGCCAAGTTGCAGAACTCTCTCGATAAGAGTTTGACCAATGCTAACCAGAACAACATCAGCATTGAGAAGCTCGTTGATCAGATTAACGAAAGCAACCAGTATATCCGCCACTTGGTTGAGGTGAAGAGCAAGAGCGATTCGCTCAACATGGTTCTTACCAACAACTTGACCCGTTCTCTCAGCCGTGAGGAGATGAAGGAGGTAGATGTTCAGGTGTTGAAGGGTGTGGTTTACATCTCTTTGGCTGACAATATGCTCTATCAGAGTGGTAGCTATGAGGTGAACGACCGTGCCAAGGAGACCTTGAGCAAGATTGCCAAGATTATCCAGGACTACAAGGACTACGATGTACTCATCGAGGGTAACACTGATAACGTGCCTGTAAGCACAACAAGTGCCAAGATGAAGAACATCCGTAACAACTGGGACCTCTCTGCTCTCCGTGCAGCTTCTGTTGTTCAGTATTTGCAGGATCACTTCGGCGTGAACCCTAAGCGTTTGACAGCTGGTGGCCGTGGTGAGTACAACCCTGTAACAACCAACAGTACAGAGGTGGGCAAGATGCGCAACCGTCGTACTCAGATCATCATCACTCCTAAGCTCGACCAGTTCATGGACTTGATCGACAAGGCTCCAGAGGAGAACTAA
- a CDS encoding NADP-dependent isocitrate dehydrogenase — protein sequence MEKIKMTTPLVEMDGDEMTRILWKMIKDELILPFVDLKSEYYDLGLPYRDQTNDQVTIDSAEAAKKYGVAVKCATITPNAQRMDEYKLHKMWKSPNGTIRSIMDGTVFRAPITIPSIHPCVKNWEKPITIARHAYGDVYKSVELRADEPGTAKLVFEGKSGKKQEIEIHSFDGTGVIQGMHNTDKSIRSFAHSCFKFAIDTKQDLWFATKDTISKTYDAQFRKIFEEVYESDYKKKFAELGIEYFYTLIDDAVARVIRSKGGFIWACKNYDGDVMSDMLSTAFGSLAMMTSVLVSPDGKYEYEAAHGTVTRHYYRYLKGEDTSTNPMATIFAWSGALRKRGELDGIKELQEFGDQLEAACFDTLNDGIATKDLVNLMEGVEAKAVNSAGFIAAIRERLEKRLG from the coding sequence ATGGAAAAGATTAAGATGACGACTCCATTGGTAGAGATGGATGGCGATGAGATGACAAGAATCCTCTGGAAGATGATCAAGGATGAACTGATCCTGCCTTTCGTAGATTTGAAGTCAGAGTACTATGACCTTGGTTTGCCTTACCGCGACCAGACCAACGACCAGGTAACCATCGACTCTGCCGAGGCTGCCAAGAAATATGGCGTGGCTGTGAAGTGTGCTACCATCACCCCAAATGCACAGCGCATGGATGAGTATAAGCTCCACAAGATGTGGAAGAGCCCTAACGGAACTATCCGTAGCATCATGGATGGTACCGTGTTCCGTGCTCCTATCACCATCCCTAGCATTCACCCTTGTGTGAAGAACTGGGAGAAGCCTATCACCATCGCCCGTCATGCTTATGGCGACGTATATAAGAGTGTGGAACTCCGTGCCGATGAGCCAGGAACTGCCAAGCTCGTGTTCGAGGGTAAGAGCGGCAAGAAGCAGGAAATCGAAATCCATAGCTTCGATGGCACTGGCGTTATCCAGGGTATGCACAATACCGATAAGAGTATCCGCAGTTTTGCACACAGCTGCTTCAAGTTTGCCATCGATACCAAGCAGGACCTCTGGTTCGCTACCAAGGATACCATCTCAAAGACCTATGATGCTCAGTTCCGCAAGATCTTCGAGGAAGTATATGAAAGCGACTACAAGAAGAAATTTGCCGAACTCGGCATTGAGTACTTCTATACATTGATTGATGATGCCGTGGCTCGTGTCATCCGCAGCAAGGGAGGCTTCATCTGGGCTTGCAAGAACTATGATGGTGATGTAATGAGCGATATGCTCAGCACAGCCTTCGGTTCGCTGGCGATGATGACTTCCGTTTTGGTTTCTCCTGATGGCAAGTATGAGTATGAGGCAGCCCATGGCACCGTAACCCGCCACTACTATCGCTACCTGAAGGGTGAGGATACATCCACCAACCCAATGGCTACCATCTTTGCATGGAGCGGTGCGTTGAGAAAGCGTGGTGAACTGGATGGTATCAAGGAACTGCAGGAGTTCGGCGACCAGTTGGAGGCAGCTTGCTTCGATACCCTGAATGATGGTATCGCAACCAAGGACCTCGTCAACCTGATGGAGGGTGTAGAGGCCAAGGCAGTTAATTCAGCCGGCTTTATCGCTGCCATCCGCGAAAGACTCGAAAAGAGATTGGGATAA
- a CDS encoding XRE family transcriptional regulator codes for MKDKSKTSIVIGELIKRELKKQGKTSVWLAGELGCHRTNVYKIYDRSTIDSGMLFHISQLLKVDFFKLYSDALKKKL; via the coding sequence ATGAAAGATAAATCAAAGACATCCATTGTTATAGGGGAGCTCATCAAGCGAGAACTCAAGAAGCAAGGCAAGACATCCGTATGGCTTGCCGGAGAATTAGGTTGCCATCGCACCAACGTATATAAGATTTATGATAGATCCACCATTGACTCTGGCATGCTCTTCCACATCAGCCAACTGCTCAAGGTTGATTTCTTCAAACTTTATTCTGATGCCTTGAAGAAGAAACTATAA
- a CDS encoding response regulator transcription factor encodes MEEKNKRILVVDDEQDLCEILSFNLETEGYYVDTANSAEEALEMDVPSYHLLLLDVMMGGMSGFQMAKKLKENPVTANIPIIFLTARDTENDTVTGFNLGADDYISKPFSIREVMVRIRAVLRRTAEQNGTAEEPTTIGYQGLLLNLDKKTVSIDGENVPFTKTEFELLRLLLEEKGRVFSRQELIDRVWPKDVMVLDRTVDVNITRMRKKVGRFAKCIVTRLGFGYYFDA; translated from the coding sequence ATGGAAGAGAAAAATAAACGAATTCTGGTCGTTGACGATGAGCAAGACCTGTGTGAAATATTGAGTTTCAATCTTGAGACGGAAGGATATTATGTAGATACCGCCAACTCTGCCGAGGAGGCGCTGGAGATGGATGTTCCTTCCTATCATCTGCTGTTGCTCGATGTGATGATGGGGGGAATGAGCGGTTTCCAGATGGCGAAGAAGTTGAAAGAAAATCCTGTTACGGCAAATATCCCTATCATCTTCCTCACGGCTCGTGATACGGAGAATGATACGGTGACGGGATTCAACCTGGGGGCTGATGACTATATCTCCAAACCGTTCTCTATCCGTGAGGTGATGGTGCGCATCCGTGCCGTGCTGCGTAGAACAGCTGAGCAGAATGGTACTGCCGAGGAGCCTACCACGATTGGCTATCAGGGATTGCTGCTCAATCTCGATAAGAAGACGGTGAGCATCGACGGAGAGAATGTGCCGTTCACCAAGACGGAGTTCGAGTTGCTACGCCTCCTGCTGGAGGAGAAGGGCAGGGTGTTCTCACGCCAGGAACTCATCGACAGGGTATGGCCTAAGGATGTGATGGTGCTCGACCGAACGGTGGATGTCAACATCACCCGAATGCGTAAAAAGGTGGGCAGATTTGCCAAGTGCATCGTCACGCGCCTTGGTTTTGGTTATTATTTTGATGCGTAA
- a CDS encoding sensor histidine kinase, translating into MFKISNVGRKLYFSVLTVFLVFAVSFIVFQQNREKQFKINTLTLKLANYNELLMEDLLLSTSQGILLSDSIDMVDSVRVAEAKLQEFVRAHESKDLRVTLVKPDGKVVYDNMSKDYRHFSNHAKREEIAEALKVGQGTSVERQSKTLKQDYFYVASYFPKSHLIVRTALPYNNDLAKSLQADQHYIWFAIIAIILLTIVLYRFTYRLGKNVSKLTIFAYKADHNESLEVEDLAKFPNDELGEIAERIIKMYKRVQTTRKEQDVLKRQLTQNIAHELKTPVASIQGYLETILDNPHINEQTKEQFLQRCYAQSERLTSLLHDISTLNRLDDGSDMIDFEAVDITQMVNDITKETALARQEHKMTFDNQLPERIVVKGNRSLLYSVFRNLTDNAIAYAGEGRTMTLEAKEQGNKWHFIFRDNGQGVPPEHLARLFERFYRVDKGRSRKMGGTGLGLAIVKNAVLLHGGTIRVSNLPEGGLKFEFTIKK; encoded by the coding sequence ATGTTTAAGATAAGTAATGTAGGTAGAAAGTTGTATTTCAGTGTGCTGACGGTGTTTCTCGTGTTCGCCGTCAGTTTTATCGTATTTCAGCAGAACAGGGAGAAACAGTTTAAAATCAATACCTTGACATTGAAACTTGCCAACTACAATGAACTGCTGATGGAAGATCTGCTGCTATCCACCTCGCAGGGCATTCTGCTCTCTGATAGCATTGATATGGTGGATAGCGTGCGGGTGGCTGAGGCTAAGCTGCAGGAATTCGTGCGTGCGCACGAGAGTAAAGACCTGCGTGTAACCCTGGTCAAGCCCGATGGCAAGGTGGTGTATGACAACATGAGCAAGGACTATCGCCATTTTTCCAATCATGCCAAGCGGGAAGAAATAGCAGAGGCATTGAAGGTGGGACAGGGTACTAGCGTGGAACGACAGTCGAAGACCTTGAAGCAGGATTATTTCTATGTGGCTTCTTATTTTCCAAAATCGCATCTCATTGTGCGTACGGCACTGCCTTATAATAATGATCTGGCAAAATCGCTTCAGGCAGACCAGCACTACATCTGGTTTGCCATCATTGCCATTATCCTTCTTACCATCGTGCTCTATCGCTTTACCTACCGATTGGGCAAGAATGTCTCTAAACTTACTATTTTCGCCTATAAGGCAGATCACAACGAGAGTCTGGAGGTGGAAGATTTGGCAAAATTCCCGAATGATGAGCTGGGCGAGATTGCCGAGCGCATTATAAAGATGTATAAGCGTGTGCAGACTACCCGAAAGGAACAGGATGTGCTGAAGCGTCAGCTTACACAGAATATTGCGCATGAATTGAAGACTCCAGTGGCAAGTATTCAGGGATATCTGGAGACGATTTTGGATAATCCTCATATCAACGAGCAAACCAAGGAACAGTTCCTGCAGCGTTGTTATGCGCAGAGCGAGCGACTTACTTCCTTGCTCCATGATATCTCAACGCTCAATCGCCTGGACGATGGATCGGATATGATTGATTTTGAAGCGGTGGATATTACGCAGATGGTGAATGACATCACGAAGGAGACGGCATTGGCTCGACAGGAGCACAAGATGACCTTTGATAACCAGTTGCCTGAACGCATCGTGGTGAAGGGAAACCGCAGTTTGCTCTATAGCGTGTTCCGCAATCTTACTGATAATGCCATAGCCTATGCCGGTGAGGGACGTACGATGACTTTGGAGGCAAAGGAGCAGGGGAACAAGTGGCATTTCATCTTCAGGGATAATGGTCAGGGTGTACCGCCGGAGCATCTGGCTCGACTCTTCGAACGATTTTATCGGGTTGATAAGGGACGCAGCCGCAAGATGGGAGGCACAGGTTTGGGACTGGCCATCGTCAAGAATGCCGTATTACTGCATGGTGGTACCATCAGGGTAAGCAATTTGCCAGAAGGTGGCTTGAAGTTTGAGTTTACTATCAAGAAGTAG